Proteins from one Triticum aestivum cultivar Chinese Spring chromosome 7A, IWGSC CS RefSeq v2.1, whole genome shotgun sequence genomic window:
- the LOC123147680 gene encoding galactoside 2-alpha-L-fucosyltransferase-like, with amino-acid sequence MDKKCSGEESNWLEVEEAARCTGKKAPIVNPRRWSSAANAMAVALIMTIPPILFIFSGRLDAPAVWIKSTVAGLGARGAESSKKLDVLLGGLLLPGFDGQSCASRYQSVYYRKNMTRSPTPYLIDQLRRQEALQRRCGPGTDAYRRASDRLKSGVKGVDTVDGCSYLVLLSYRGLGNRILAAASAFLYAMLTGRVLLVDRGKTMGDLFCEPFPGTTWLLPLDFPLQGYRDLGEDAAESYGNVTLRNETGGSSEHRFVYMHLDHAASVENKLAYCDDHRQFLHRVQWVVMRTDGYIAPILFLNPAYQQELHRMFPRKDSVFYIVSRYLLHPTNDVWGMVRRFYDSYLKSADERLGIQIRVFVKDDKPIVTSGWSTFGYVGTALGGLTPYIMIKPEDEEVPDPPCRRAMSMEPCAQGPPYFECTRKEVDKLLDTGNLVPHVRGCEDMSWGLKLIEPISEKDV; translated from the exons ATGGACAAGAAATGCAGCGGAGAGGAGTCGAACTGGCTGGAGGTCGAGGAGGCCGCGCGTTGCACGGGGAAGAAGGCGCCCATCGTCAACCCCAGGCGATGGAGCTCCGCGGCGAATGCCATGGCGGTGGCCTTGATCATGACGATCCCGCCCATCCTTTTCATCTTCAGTGGCCGCCTCGACGCGCCGGCGGTGTGGATCAAATCCACCGTGGCCGGATTAGGAGCGCGAGGAG CAGAATCGTCCAAGAAATTAGACGTGCTTCTGGGGGGCCTTCTCCTCCCAGGATTCGACGGGCAATCCTGCGCCAGCCGGTACCAGTCCGTCTACTACCGCAAGAACATGACACGCTCGCCGACGCCGTATCTCATCGACCAGCTGCGGCGGCAGGAGGCGCTGCAGCGGCGCTGCGGTCCGGGCACCGACGCGTACCGGAGAGCCTCCGACAGGCTGAAATCCGGGGTGAAAGGCGTGGACACCGTCGACGGCTGCAGCTACCTCGTGCTGCTGTCTTACCGGGGCCTCGGCAACCGGATACTCGCCGCGGCCTCGGCCTTCCTCTACGCCATGCTCACCGGCCGCGTGCTGCTCGTCGACCGGGGGAAGACCATGGGCGACCTCTTCTGCGAGCCCTTCCCGGGGACGACGTGGCTGCTGCCCCTCGACTTCCCGCTCCAGGGCTACAGGGACCTCGGCGAGGACGCGGCGGAGAGCTACGGCAACGTGACGCTGCGCAACGAGACCGGCGGGTCGTCGGAGCACCGGTTCGTGTACATGCACCTCGACCACGCCGCATCCGTCGAGAACAAGCTCGCCTACTGCGACGACCACCGGCAGTTCCTCCACCGGGTGCAGTGGGTGGTCATGAGGACGGACGGCTACATTGCGCCCATCCTCTTCCTCAACCCGGCGTACCAGCAGGAGCTCCACCGGATGTTCCCCCGGAAAGACTCCGTCTTCTACATCGTCTCGCGGTATCTTCTCCACCCGACGAACGACGTCTGGGGCATGGTCAGGCGCTTCTACGACTCCTACCTCAAGAGCGCCGACGAGCGGCTGGGCATTCAGATCAGGGTCTTTGTCAAGGACGACAAGCCG ATCGTCACCAGCGGCTGGTCGACGTTCGGGTACGTCGGCACCGCTCTCGGAGGGCTCACGCCATACATCATGATCAAGCCGGAGGACGAGGAGGTGCCCGACCCGCCGTGCAGACGGGCCATGTCCATGGAGCCGTGTGCTCAGGGGCCGCCGTACTTCGAGTGCACGAGGAAAGAGGTCGACAAACTCCTCGACACGGGTAATCTGGTGCCTCATGTCCGGGGCTGCGAAGACATGTCTTGGGGTCTGAAGCTCATTGAGCCGATCTCCGAGAAGGATGTGTAG